One Conger conger chromosome 18, fConCon1.1, whole genome shotgun sequence DNA window includes the following coding sequences:
- the LOC133118380 gene encoding phosphatidylcholine:ceramide cholinephosphotransferase 1-like — protein sequence MKEVSLWTGEEVAHWLAEEGLQEYCGPGAGMSGRELLSLAPADFQRPPLSLVSSDGGRQLLERVETLKIERHMEAHKNGHANGHGPNGFRKDMVRIAVPEPDPQPYPSEWGKTRAAFAYALCCFVSTTIIISVVHERVPDKELSPPLPDKFFDLFNRVEWAFSICEINGVVLVGLWLLQWTLLKYRSIIGRRFFFIVGTLYLYRCVTMYITTLPVPGMHFKCSPKLFGDWEAQMRRVVKMIAGGGLSITGSHSMCGDYLYSGHTVMLTLTYLFIKEYSPKRFWLYHWFCWTLSAVGIFCILLAHDHYTVDVVVAYYITTRLFWWYHTLANQQVLKETSQSNPVSRVWWYRLFQYFEENVQGVVPRNFQLPFSWRSIAGSRLGYARVDTSE from the exons ATGAAGGAGGTGTCGCTGTGGACGGGCGAGGAGGTGGCGCACTGGCTGGCTGAGGAGGGCCTGCAGGAGTACTGTGGCCCCGGGGCCGGGATGAGCGGCCGTGAGCTGCTGAGCCTGGCCCCCGCGGACTTCCAGCGGCCCCCCCTGTCCCTGGTGTCGTCGGACGGGGGCCGGCAGCTCCTGGAGCGGGTGGAGACGCTGAAGATCGAGCGGCACATGGAGGCGCACAAGAACGGGCACGCCAACGGCCACGGGCCCAACGGCTTCCGCAAGGACATGGTGCGCATCGCGGTCCCCGAGCCCGACCCCCAGCCCTACCCCTCCGAGTGGGGCAAGACCAGGGCCGCCTTCGCCTACGCGCTCTGCTGCTTCGtctccaccaccatcatcatctccGTGGTGCACGAGCGCGTGCCCGACAAGGAGCTCTCCCCGCCCCTGCCCGACAAGTTCTTCGACCTTTTCAACAGGGTGGAGTGGGCCTTCTCCATCTGCGAGATCAACGGCGTGGTGCTGGTGGGCCTGTGGCTGCTGCAGTGGACCCTGCTCAAATACAG GTCTATCATTGGGCGAAGGTTCTTCTTCATCGTGGGGACGCTGtacctgtacaggtgtgtgaccATGTACATCACCACCCTCCCTGTGCCCGGAATGCACTTCAAGTGCTCTCCAAAG CTCTTTGGTGACTGGGAGGCCCAGATGCGCAGGGTGGTGAAGATGATCGCTGGAGGAGGCCTGTCCATCACTGGATCCCACAGCATGTGTGGAGACTATCTGTACAGCGGCCACACCGTCATGCTAACGCTCACTTACCTCTTTATCAAAGAGT ATTCTCCAAAACGGTTCTGGTTGTACCACTGGTTCTGCTGGACCTTGAGTGCTGTAGGAATCTTCTGCATTCTGCTGGCCCATGACCACTACACTGTGGATGTAGTGGTGGCTTACTACATTACTACACGGCTGTTCTGGTGGTACCACACCTTGGCCAACCAGCAA GTGCTGAAGGAGACCTCTCAGAGTAACCCCGTTTCGCGGGTGTGGTGGTACAGACTGTTCCAGTACTTCGAGGAGAACGTCCAGGGCGTGGTCCCTCGGAACTTTCAGCTGCCGTTCTCCTGGCGGTCCATAGCGGGGAGCAGGCTGGGGTACGCCAGGGTGGACACCTCGGAGTGA